One region of Chanodichthys erythropterus isolate Z2021 chromosome 24, ASM2448905v1, whole genome shotgun sequence genomic DNA includes:
- the LOC137014964 gene encoding uncharacterized protein isoform X2 has product MRCVDTSNQMVSSLFPQLKLAVENNENIQSAMSLQKAGEWITEIVNRVKEMVDRYEKHNHSVASCTSDVFQEKVETDTKNVQTTKEIEVLEKMVRDLQMELRKTLEEIGQIEAKINQSHGRFASRRMFGFSFLTVVVPFVGSVLKSIFETRPVRNVALANEKAQLFAQKSNLKSREYNIQVRLNDVQLKLANMKTAKGSIPDTVYLNDVLKYLYKVQETLLKHNLFWKSVLVFLESLESETFAGEHLIEENELKEIFLTNIDLAQEHWKAFGESCLKAKSAFSLQNKDAYKFLEFNPSSLSPEEWKRRYDIVKADLTKID; this is encoded by the exons atgagg TGTGTGGACACAAGTAACCAAATGGTTTCCTCACTGTTTCCTCAACTGAAACTCGCTgttgaaaataatgaaaacattcagtCAGCCATGTCTTTGCAAAAAGCAGGAGAATGGATCACAGAAATTGTTAACAGAGTGAAAGAGATGGTGGACAG ATATGAGAAACACAACCACAGTGTGGCTTCCTGCACCAGTGATGTGTTTCAGGAAAAGGTTGAGACCGACACAAAAAATGTACAAACTACCAAGGAGATAGAGGTTCTGGAGAAGATGGTGAGAGATCTTCAGATGGAACTGAGGAAAACCTTAGAGGAAATTGGACAAATTGAGGCAAAGATAAACCAAAGTCATGGTAGAtttgcttctagaagaatgttTGGTTTCAGTTTCCTGACTGTCGTTGTACCATTTGTTGGATCCGTTCTTAAATCCATTTTTGAAACTAGACCTGTGAGAAACGTGGCTCTCGCCAATGAAAAAGCTCAACTCTTTGCTCAGAAGTCAAACCTGAAAAGCCGGGAGTACAATATCCAAGTCAGGCTGAATGATGTTCAGCTGAAGTTGGCAAACATGAAGACGGCAAAGG GTTCAATACCTGACACTGTCTATCTGAATGATGTCCTGAAGTACCTTTATAAAGTCCAAGAAACTCTGCTCAAGCATAACTTGTTCTGGAAATCAGTGCTAGTATTTCTGGAATCTCTCGAAAGCGAGACCTTTGCTGGTGAACACCTAATTGAGGAGAATGAACTGAAGGAGATTTTTTTGACGAATATTGATTTAGCACAAGAG CATTGGAAGGCCTTTGGAGAATCCTGTCTGAAGGCAAAGAGCGCCTTTAGCTTGCAGAATAAGGATGCGTACAAGTTCCTGGAGTTCAACCCATCTTCACTGTCACCAGAGGAATGGAAAAGGCGGTATGACATTGTCAAAGCAGATCTGACCAAAATAGATTAA